One uncultured Gellertiella sp. genomic window carries:
- a CDS encoding adenylate kinase has translation MRLILLGPPGAGKGTQAQRIVEKFGIPQLSTGDMLRAAVAAGTDVGKRAKAVMDAGKLVSDDIVIDIVSERIDQPDCQPGFILDGFPRTLVQADATEAMLASKGIALDLVIELQVNDSVLVDRVSGRYTCAGCGAGYHDRNHKPKVDGVCDKCGSTSFKRRPDDNAETMVTRLQAYYKETSPLIGYYYAKKKLKSVDGMADIDVVTAEIDAILSAHKG, from the coding sequence ATGAGACTTATTCTTTTGGGACCGCCGGGCGCGGGTAAGGGAACCCAGGCCCAGCGGATTGTGGAAAAGTTCGGTATCCCGCAGCTTTCCACCGGCGACATGCTGCGTGCGGCCGTGGCTGCAGGCACGGATGTCGGCAAACGCGCCAAGGCCGTGATGGACGCGGGCAAGCTGGTATCGGACGATATCGTCATCGACATCGTGTCGGAGCGAATCGACCAGCCGGATTGCCAGCCGGGCTTCATCCTCGATGGCTTCCCCCGGACGCTGGTCCAGGCGGATGCGACCGAGGCGATGCTGGCATCGAAGGGCATTGCGCTTGATCTGGTGATCGAGTTGCAGGTCAATGACAGCGTGCTGGTGGACCGGGTATCCGGCCGCTACACCTGCGCCGGCTGCGGTGCCGGTTATCATGACCGCAACCACAAGCCGAAGGTGGATGGCGTCTGCGACAAGTGCGGCTCCACCTCGTTCAAGCGTCGTCCCGACGACAATGCCGAGACGATGGTGACGCGCCTCCAGGCCTATTACAAGGAAACCTCGCCGCTGATTGGCTATTACTACGCCAAGAAGAAGCTGAAGTCGGTGGATGGCATGGCCGACATCGACGTGGTGACCGCAGAGATCGACGCCATCCTCTCGGCCCACAAGGGTTGA
- the secY gene encoding preprotein translocase subunit SecY, which translates to MASAAEQLASNLNFSTFAKAEDLKKRLWFTLAALLVYRLGTHIPLPGLNPEAYAHAFKGQSGGILGLFNMFSGGAVQRMAIFALGIMPYISSSIIVQLMTSVVPALENLKKEGEQGRKIINQYTRYGTVLLGALQAYGIAVGLESAANVVSDPGLFFRISTVISLLGGTMFLMWLGEQITSRGIGNGTSLIIFSGIAAGLPTALAGTLELGRTGALSTGLILAVLVVAIAVIALIVFVERAQRRLLIQYPKRQIGNGMSKGESSHLPLKLNTSGVIPAIFASSLLLLPGTIAGFSKSTNMPEWATIIISSLGHGRPVYMVLYAFLIAFFAFFYTAIVFNPKDTADNLKKHGGFIPGIRPGERTAEYLDYVLTRITVLGAIYLVVVCILPEILVSQTGIPLALGGTSLLIVVSVTLDTVAQIQGHLIAQQYEGLIKKSKLRGGKRGR; encoded by the coding sequence ATGGCATCTGCAGCGGAACAATTGGCCTCGAATCTCAATTTTTCGACCTTTGCCAAGGCCGAAGATCTCAAGAAGCGACTCTGGTTCACGCTGGCAGCGCTGCTGGTCTATCGGCTGGGGACCCATATTCCCCTGCCGGGGCTGAATCCGGAAGCCTATGCCCACGCCTTCAAGGGCCAGTCGGGCGGCATTCTCGGCCTGTTCAACATGTTTTCCGGTGGCGCTGTGCAGCGCATGGCGATCTTCGCCCTCGGCATCATGCCCTATATCTCCTCGTCGATCATCGTCCAGCTGATGACGTCGGTCGTGCCTGCGCTTGAAAACCTGAAGAAGGAAGGCGAGCAGGGCCGCAAGATCATCAACCAGTACACCCGTTACGGCACGGTCCTGCTCGGTGCCCTGCAGGCCTATGGTATTGCGGTCGGGCTCGAGAGTGCGGCCAATGTGGTCTCCGATCCCGGCCTGTTCTTCCGGATTTCCACCGTCATCTCGCTGCTTGGCGGCACGATGTTCCTGATGTGGCTGGGCGAACAGATCACCTCGCGCGGCATCGGCAACGGCACCTCGCTGATCATCTTCTCGGGGATCGCCGCAGGCCTTCCGACCGCTCTTGCCGGTACGCTGGAACTTGGCCGCACCGGTGCGCTGTCGACCGGGCTGATTCTGGCCGTGCTGGTGGTTGCCATCGCGGTGATTGCGCTGATCGTCTTCGTCGAGCGTGCCCAGCGCCGCCTGCTGATCCAGTATCCGAAGCGCCAGATCGGCAATGGCATGTCGAAGGGCGAATCGTCCCACCTGCCGCTGAAGCTCAACACCTCGGGCGTTATCCCGGCGATCTTCGCCTCGTCGCTGCTGTTGCTCCCGGGCACCATCGCAGGCTTTTCGAAGAGCACCAACATGCCGGAATGGGCGACTATCATCATCTCGTCGCTCGGCCACGGCCGCCCGGTCTATATGGTGCTCTATGCCTTCCTGATCGCCTTCTTCGCCTTCTTCTACACCGCCATCGTCTTCAACCCGAAGGATACTGCGGACAATCTGAAGAAGCATGGCGGCTTTATTCCGGGGATTCGCCCGGGTGAGCGCACGGCGGAATATCTCGACTATGTCCTGACCCGCATCACCGTGCTGGGCGCGATCTACCTGGTCGTCGTCTGCATCTTGCCGGAAATTCTGGTCTCGCAGACCGGTATTCCCTTAGCACTTGGTGGTACATCGCTTTTGATTGTTGTCAGCGTTACCCTCGATACGGTAGCACAGATCCAGGGCCATCTGATTGCGCAGCAATATGAAGGCCTGATCAAGAAGAGCAAGCTCCGTGGAGGCAAGAGGGGACGATGA